The DNA segment TTTTCTCGGGCAGAGTTCCTGCTTGGAGATCACCTCAAGGTCTCTCCCGTGAAGACGGAACGGCGTTTCGCACACGATGTCTCCTACTAACGACGTATATGAGGTACTTTCCAGCCAGTCTTTGAGGCCAATAAGCTCGCAGGTGCAGTTCCAGGGATTCTCTTCAAGCTGTATTTCTACAATTTTGGATAAATGTTCAAGAAGTCCATTATAAGGCAGAATTTTAAGCTGGTTCCCTCTAAGATCCAGGTGGGTCAAAGGAACAGACTGAAAAACATTTCTGGGTAAAGAGTAAAGCAAGTTGTCATTCAGAATCAGGACGTCTAGACAGCAGAGCACATTGAGGGACTTGGGCTCAATGCGGCTGATGTAATTATAGTCGACCTGAAGGTACTCCAGATGTTCCAGACCGATAAACGTATCGTCCCTGAGCACTtcaattttgttgttgtttaagtGCAAGCGTTTTAGTCCACTAAGTCCGTTAAAAGCTCCGCTCTCGATTTCAGCTATATTGTTACTGCCCAGGTGCAAGATCCTGAGTCCCTCGTAACGTGAGAAATCGTCAAACTGAAGTTTCCTCAGCAGATTTCCTGTGAGAAACAGATTATGCGTGTCGAAGCGCAGGAAGCCGACTTCAGAAAGACTTACAATTCCTCGTCTCTCACAGCTGGTTGTGGAAACTCCATCTTTTTCTTCGCAGACGCACATCCTCTCGCAGACTTCCTCATAAATATCGAAATTCTGGCTAAAAGCGATAGATATGGTGATGAAAGATATCAGCAGGATGAAGACGTTCATGTTTAGCAGTGAGAGAGGTGACGATCTCTTCAGTATCGTCCACCTGTCAAACaacagggacagagagacatTACAGATATTAGCTTTACCTCGTACAAAGTGCTGAAAACCCGTATGAGTTTTATTACAGACGGATCTGATTTAAAGCGACACTGCAGCTCTGTAAAGACGTACTGTTCTGGaagcaccttctgaccaatcagacgcAAGCTTTTACACAGACACTGTATTGTTTATTTCAATTCTTCTATCGTTTCTCACATTTCTATTGCCTTTATAAAAGTACAGTTTTAATATAATCTATATATCTCTAGATATATTTCACAATTCTCAAATGTTATAAACTTGTTTACGTATGAATCGTTGCTCACTGAATAATACAGATGTGAATGATACAGATGTGAATGATACAGATGTGAATTATAACACggataaaaaagagaaatattggTGAAGACACGCGTGTGAATTTCGACGCAACCCGAAAGCGTTCACTATGACCCATATCTCCTACATGCAAATTCCCTTTTTCCATGTGTAATTTTGGAGCTTTTCATGCCTCTGAGTAGGAAACGAGGATCTGCTTACCGCTGATGGAGAAATCCATGGAACGCTTGTTAATAAACCAGAACTGTTGATTCATAAtgatgatgtggatgatgaATCCAACAACATCTCTGATGTCCTTCTCCTCTcgcctctcctctcctctcctctctctctctctctctctcctcactctatctctatttctcttctcactctctctggcTCATCTTTCTCGTTTAATCCTCCCACTTCTTTCGTTCCTATTTTCTCTTCAAGTCAATTATTCGGAATATTTCTCTCTGTGATGTGTTTATGTAACAAGGCTGATTTACAAGAACAGGACATGAgctgcagtctctctctctctctctctctgtgtgtcttacTGCTCcctccttcttctctctctctctctctctctctctctctctctctctctctctcactctctcgctatttctctctctcagtcttaccgctccctccctccttcttcttcttcttctctctctctctctctctctctcttttctctccctccttctatTAGCCAGTCTCTGATTGGTTCTCGTCTCTTGTCTTATCCTGATTGGCAGCTGAATTCTTTtactaggtaaaaaaaaaacattgtgctgCATTTGCATCACACAATCGCATGGGTTACATTTCACAGAGGAAAAAGGGATGAGTGTGAAGAAAGCTTCACCTTTTCAatatgagatagatagatagatagatagatagatagatagatagatagatagatagatagatgtcatgtgatatgatattattatatattatttgcatTGCAAAATAATTGTCAACTAATAAAGATATAATACATACAGACttacagatacagaggccacgcctcggTTACTcatacagacagatacagaggccacgcctccttcactcatacagacagatacagaggccacgcctccttcactcatacagacagatacagaggccacgcctccttcactcatacagacagatacagaggccacgcctccttcactcatacagacagatacagaggccacgcctccttcactcatacagacagatacagaggccacgcctccttcactcagacagatacagaggccacgcctccttcactcatacagacagatacagaggccacgcctccttcactcatacagacagatacagaggccacgcctccttcactcatacagacagatacagaggccacgcctccttactcatacagacagatacagaggccacgcctccttcactcatacagacagatacagaggccacgcctccttcactcatacagacagatacagaggccacgcctccttcactcatacagacagatacagaggccacgcctccttcactcatacagacagatacagaggccacgccttcactcatacagacagatacagaggccacgcctccttcactcatacagacagatacagaggccacgcctccttcactcatacagacagatacagaggccacgccttcactcatacagacagatacagaggccacgcctccttcactcatacagacagatacagaggccacgcctcctttactcatacagacagatacagaggccacgcctccttcactcatacagacagatacagaggccacgcctccttcactcatacagacagatacagaggccacgcctccttcactcatacagacagatacagaggccatgcctccttcactcatacagacagatacagaggccacgcctccttcactcatacagacagatacagaggccatgCCTAGCATATGAAAATGGAAATATCATGCTATCCATAAATACCTAAGTGAGGAGACACTGCTGGTGTTTCCTTTGCTAGCTAGTTACACCTCAGAAAAACATTTGTGTTAGCATATATAGTTAGCTAAGTTCCACCTAGCCAGACAGGTAGCACTAGCCATGTTATTCCTGAGGTAAAATTAGCTAGCAGAGGAAACACTGGAGTAACTAACTAACACTAACCCTCAGTTTTCAgtgaaacaacaaaaacagaaagagagagagagagagagagagagagagagagagagagagagagagagagagagagagagagaacaactGGGTAATCGAGCAAAAGTGAGATcgataaagagagaaaaggaaacagagacaggcagacagtaAGACAGATCGAGGTAGCGTGAGACAGAtgaagagtgagacagaaagtaAGACTGGAGTAAAGTAAGACAGGAGTAAAGTGAGACAGgagtgagacagaaacagagtAAGACAGAAACAGAGTGAGATGGTTGCTATCATTTATAATGGCTCAGAATAAAGAACACATTGTAAAGTCACCGTTCAACAGTTTCTCTCTCACTGTTAGAgttgaacataaatatattttacaatcttTTGCTGTAATTAATGATCCAGATTTACAAGTGACTGCATCACTGAGTCATGAGTGAAGTTTGGACCTGAAGTGGAGACGTCTCAGTGCTCAGTGCTCGCAGAACTGAACTGCTCACACTGCTTCCCCCTGAGCAACACTTCTCTACCAGAGAAGAAAACACTGCTCTagtttagaatttattttatataaatgtctaTAAACACAACAATGAAAAACTGTAGAGtctttaaagtacatttaacatttcccaaattattacaaatgtatattttctaATCAGGATCACGTGTTAAAGAGCTGATAAAAGTGAGAAATTGGTTTGAAActgtttaaaaacagaaaagagcaGAGAACGTGGACATCACACTCGAGTTGTGCTTCTCTTAATAGTTCATGAAGGTTTTCAGCTTAAAGGGgaatgtctggaggaaaccgtTAAGAAGAGCAGTCAGCCCGGGTGCAAAGACCATCATCACGAGTCAACCGGTACTGACTGGAGATACGAGATCCGACACGGCAGGTAGGAAATAGGTCAGATTCGGCGTGAAACTCAGAGCGCTGAACAGTGAGAACTCGCACAGTGGACTGGTGTCTCTGGGGTTAGAGATGCACAATATATCTGTTTAGatgctttttctctttttggaCATCCCAAATTTTACACCAAGTACACAATGAtccaaaaaaatgtgttgtagACAtcaaaaatagaacaaaaagaaacaggTCCAACATCTCACAGAGAACTTCAACATTTTGTGATGAGATCCAGATTTCATGCTCAGGTACTAAAAGATAATCCATAATTCTAATCTAAGTATTAAAGATAATtctcatttttaataatgttcgtttgtcttgaaataaaaaaacagctgaaaTTCAGTAGTTTTGTTCAATCTCTTGAATTAGAGCTTTTCTCATGATAAATTTTACACCATGTACACactgatccaaaaaaaaaaaagttttgaaataATGTTCTTGAGAGAGATGTATATTCTTTCACTGTAGAAGGAAAGATCTAGAAGAAATAGCCTGTGCTGGAACTGATGATGTAAATGGACTTTCCAGATTAATATGTCAGTTAGCTCTGGATTATTTCTGGTTTCACTGTGGAAGAAAACTCCAGAAGAACTGTTCTTTCCTTCAGGGCGTGATGTTAAACTGTGGCCAGTTTAGCAGTAAAGATCAGCAGGTCTGCTAATGGAATATAATGAGTAGATGGATGTCATGGTCGTGTTTACAGGACACTCAGTCGTGATGTTTCTACACTGAAGCAGTAAAGGACTGAGGATTCTGTACGTTTATTCTTCTCGTGGATTATATTAGAAGAAAGGCAGAGCATCATTACCCATAAACACCATCAGGGTTTCATCCTGCCCCTGTGTGAGCTGCTCATCTCAGAGAACAGCTGTAATTACAGCACATCTGTACATGGAGCTAGCAGCTCACTTCAGCTAACATTCATTCAGCTAACCATTTTCACTCccaataaactatatatataataaaattaatgatgTAATAAATCGGTTTTAACTCAATATTTACCCAAATTTAACACCTGCAGTGCCTCCGGGACACTTAGCTTCACTTTACTCAGTGAAAATTAACTATGCAAAAATACCCGCAAGATATGTTGCATTGCATTACACACACAACcaataaacattacacacacaaccaataaacattacacacaactaataaacattacacacaaccaataaaaattacacacacaactaataataattacacacaaccattaaacattacacacacaaccccaaaATCTATTACACATGTAAATACTGATTCaactctgaacacacacagaaagaggggagagacagagagagagagagagagagagagagagagagagagagaggcagagtgagacagagagagagagagagagagagagagagagagagagagagagagagagagagagaatctgagAGCAGATGAGAGTTATATAAGTGATGATGAGTCAGACATCACCGGCGGCTCGCTGATCTGATCCACGTTTCTCCTGATTATAGCGAGGAGACACGGACCACACTGAGGAACACAAACATCATGCACTAAGAGGAAAATGGTGTAGAGAATCACACACTAATAAAAGACACATATAATTCACTCCACAAAgcgctcatcatcatcatcatcatcctcacaccACAGAACTCAGAGGAAAACAGCACTGATGCTATTCATTACTAGCTAAAAGGAAATATTGTTGGTGTTTGCTAGCTAGTTACACCTCAGAAAACCTGTGTGTGTTAGCATATATACCTAGCCAACTTCCACCTATAGAGACTGACAGACAGGTAGCACCATCCACGTTTCTCCTGAGGTAAAACACTGAGAACAATGAAGTAATTCTACTGTTTATcagtgaaacagaaacaaacaaaaacacatttatagcGAAAAAGTGAGACAGGAgtagagtgagagtgagacaggagtaGTGTGAGAGTAAGACAGGAGTAGTGTGAGGGTGAGACAGGAGTAGTGTGAGGGTGAGACAGGAgtagtgtgagagtgagacaggagtaGTGTGAGGGTGAGACAGGAGTAGTGTGAGAGTGAAACAGGAGTAGAGTGAGacaggagaagagtgagagtgagacaggagtaGAGTGAGAGTAAGACAGGGGTAGAGTGAGGTGAGACAAGAGTAGTGTGAGTGAGACAGGAGTAGTGTGAGAGTGAGGCAGGAGTAGAGTGAGTGAGACAGGAgtagtgtgagagtgagacaggagtagtgagagtgagacaggagtagagtgagagtgagacaggagtagagtgagagtgagagaggagtAGTGTGAGGGTGAGACAGGAGTAGTGTAAGAGTGAGACAGGAGTAGAGTGAGACAGGAGTAGTGTGAGAGTGAAACAGGAGTAGAGTGAGAcaggagaagagtgagacaggagtagagtgagagtgagacaggggtagagtgagagtgagacaagAGTAGTGTCGTGAGACAGGAGTAGTGTGAGAGTGAGGCAGGAGTAGAGTGAGACAGGAGTAGTGTGAGTGAGACAGGAgtagtgtgagagtgagacaggagtagagtgagagtgagacagttgtagtgtgagagtgagacaggagtagagtgagagtgagacagttgtagtgtgagagtgagacaggagtagagtgaaagtgagacataaatagagtgagagtgagacaggagtaGAGTGAGACACATACCAGCTGACACTAAGGGTCTGTAATTGAGATGTTTTATTGGTTTCTCCTCTCAGACAGGACGTTATGTGAAGAACGAACATCAGCTGAACATCTAGACAGTGTGAGTTTaatctgtacatttacattcatctgaACAATCgattataaaagaaacaaataaaaaacccgACACTCACACTCATGTCCCTCACACTCACGTCCCTCACACTCACGTCCCTCACACTCACGTCCCTCAACCCCCTGTCCCCTACAAGACACGCCTACACACACCATTGCTGTGACACACCACTGCCATGGCAACAGGATGAGGTGGTGCTCAGGAGTGTCCTGTTCCTCTGGAAACTTGGTGTGACTCTGCAGccgtgtgtgttttctctctctctcacacacacacacacacacacacacacacacacacacacacacgctctgcAGTCCTCTCTATATACAAACCTTTTagtgtaaaaaatacaaaacattaagTGTAACAAGTTCATCTTCCAAATCCTgtgatcttcatcttcatcaccacctccaTCCAGATCTCAGTCCTCAGTTATTTACTGACCGACAGCAACAGATTCACCTGCAGAAAGAcaaaacatctcacacacatgtacCTCAGCTGATATTTATAaacatctctcactctctctacacacacacacacacacacacacacacacacacacacacacacctgttccaTGGAGGGACAGGCGATGATCTGCAGGTCCTCTCCGCTGTACTCCTCTTGCAGCAGTGcatggagcttcatgaacatcTGCTGAATGTTATTCTGCAGTAAGAcagaaagatgtgtgtgtgtaagctcaGCAGTGtgctgatgatggtgatgatggtgatgatgatggtgatgatggtgatgacgTATGGTGAACACGTGAGCATGTGACTCTCACCCTGACAGGTTTAAACAGGATGAACTCCGTGTCTTTGTTTGCCAGGTACAGCATCATGCTCTGTAACGTCAGCGGCAGTTTGGTCTTCATCACCCGGTACGTGGACATCACCAGATCGTTGATctttgctacacacacacacacacacacacacacacacacacacacacacacacacacacacagagggaatGAGAAATGATCACTGTAgacctgtttgtgtttgtttgacaGTGTAATAAACAGGACCTCACCAGGCTGAGCCCAGGGCTGCTGGGAGAGCTGGTAACTCGGACCTCCTCCAACCACCATCGACTTCAACGCAGACACCTAAAGGTCCAGAGAAACATCATGGATATACATTACATGACTAAAAGTATGTGCACTCACTGTCCATCTCAGCCCTGTTCCTGCATGAGgatgctcctgtacacaaaccTGATGAAGAGAAGGTTCAACCGAACGAACTCGATGCTCTTGCAAACCCTGTCAACCCCTCTGGAAATAACTCGAACTGAAGACTCCTTTCTTACACATCCCAATATCAGTGGCTGATCTCAATGTGATCTCAAAGTGCTGAATGTTCACCAAGCCCACAGCCATGccccaaaaatctagtggaaaccCTTCCCAGAAAAACAGACTGAagatggaatgagatgttcaccaTGAACATGTGGGTGGGAGAATcaggggtgcacaaacttttggccaggTAGTGCAGCGCTACATgtcttgtctgtgtgtgtgtgtgtgtgtgtgtgtgtgtgtgtgtgacccacCTTGGTGAGAAACTCCTCCAGGTTTCCCACGAACATGCGAGTCTGCTGCTGGATAAAGTGCTCACAGCTGGACTTCAGGTGCCGGTCCACGTCCTTCTTCGAGTCAATGTAGTGCTCTTTGATCTCTGGGGTtccctattgtgtgtgtgtgtgtgtgtgtgtgtgtgtgtgtgtgtgtgtgtgtgtgtgtgtgtgtgtgtgagaaacaaaagcacactCGCTCAGAACCACTCACGTGATGTGATATGAGAGATCAGGAGAATGTGGCTGTGAGGAGCACGTACCTCCAGCAGGAACTCCAGGATGGCGTTGTGGCTGTTGAGACGGAAGAAGTTGGGCATGGCTTTGGGGTTCAGGATCTTAAATGCAGCGTCTGAGCAGAAAAACGATCAGATTTTAATGTTTCTGCTGAGATCTAAACCATCACACTGAGCTCAACCTGTATCTTTACAACCAAACACTCTGAGACGTGGGtccagagagacacacagatggatggatggagagaaaaaaaaaaggatagccAGTGAgacagaggggagagagacatttggtgagacaaagagaaagacagggagagagggagacagataaGATAGAGAGGTTGAGAATGACTGTGGAACAGGAGGATCTGCAGGAGAACTATCATGTTCTGTAAACTCACTTTACTTTAGACATGATGTCACTAACTGAAGAATACTGTTGCTAGGCAACCGGCCACCATGGCTGGCGTGAGAACTTACTGTCTCTCAGGTACGCTCGCTCTGCTTCTGTTCGCTTGTGTAGGAAGCCTCACTCACCCCTGGTTTTCTTCAGGTCCAGTGAGATTTCTTTGATGGAGAAGTCGGCGTGGAAAGGTGCGATCTGCTCTCTCATGATCAGGAGGTGCTTGATGAGGAACAGCTGCCCGTCGATTTGACTCTGGacgataaaatattttacacttaCACTCCAAGCCACACCATGAACCCTCTAGTGAGCAACGATCACTAAAATCACCCCTCACCCCTGACCTTCTCCTCACCTTGTTCTTTATGATGAATTCTGAAGCTTTAAGCAGAGACAGGATGCAGGCTGAGAGAGCTTCCTGGGACAAACCCTGAAACACGGTCCTCTGGGAAAACAGAGTCAAAAGATCAGAACACGATCAAATACAAACCCATCTACAGAACTCCCCTTTAACActctacatctgtgtgtgtgtgtgtgtgtgtggactcacATCAATGCAGCGGTAAAGTTTAGATAAACACAGTAACGTGCGCCTGACTGTTGGATACCACATCCCGTGTAGATCAGCAGGAGAAACACCTCCTACAGGACAAAAGCActtaaacagtaaaaaacagAAAGCTCCGCCCACTCACTTTAAACACCAATGATATTTCAAGCCACACCTGCAGACACCTTCACTCGAGTTCCCCTCGTTCCCCAGACCCTTATGATCAGGCCACACCCCAGAAACCTCCAACTGAACCATACCCTGGACACCTCCACATATTTAGGCCACACCCTCATCAGATAACATCTGAAACTAACTAATAATAACTAAAACATAATAATGAGCGTACAGACCTGTAGTTCCGATCCTCCTGGAGTTGGACTCCTCCAGCTGGAcgtcagtgaaggaggtgtcgAGTTTCACCTGCTCCTCTTTCAGAGACTGAGCAATTTTCTGAAATATGTGTTTGcatttagaagaagaaaaaaaaatctgatctgaATTCTGAATGATCTGTTAATCAGATACACGGATGGGTGTAGaaagtgtaggtgtgtgtgtgtgtgtgtgtgagaaagtgcgAGAGCGAGACCTCCATCATCTGCAGTTTCTCAGGGTAGGCGAGGTCTCCAGGTGCAGGGTTGTACCCACTGATGTCGGTctggatgtagatgtgtgttCTGTATACCAGGCGTTCCTGAACATCCTCCAGCATCTGTTGCACCACTGTGTCGAGCGCACACAACTgtaccactacacacacacacacacacacacacacacacacacacacacacacacacagagacacacacacacactatcgtCATCCCTGAGCCAGTATTCCCAGTCTTTCCCATCCGAGCTCCACATCCTTGAGTGAAATCTTTACCGTTGTTGTGCACGTGGTCCTCCAGCATCTCGTTCTTCAGAATGCTGCAGAGCTCTGACAGAGTCTCCAAATGGACCACGTGGATGATGAGCGGCCGCAGGACGTCATACAGAGACATGCACAGCTTCTCCAGCAGCTCGCTGAGAGCAAACAAACCAAAAGTTAAAGAAGTCATCAAAACTGGACCAAAAGAAAATCACCACACCATCCTCACAgaaaccccccacacacacacacacaagattaaCTATagtgctaccaccaccatgcttcaccacaGTGAGGGAGGGTTTTTACCAGACATGTTCATTTCTAACATAGCTATCCTAACACTCCAAACATGATCCCTCACctaacacttacacacacacacacacacacacacaaatgagatGTTGAGAGAATCATCACAGCGTCACTCACTCCAGCTTCACTGTAGGCTTCGAGAAGAATTCGTTATAAAGTTGATGTTCATCCTGACACACGTGAACCATGAAAGCACAACCACTGCGCACctgaacgcacacacacacgcgcacacacacacacagcattaacaGGAATAACGTATGAACATAAACAGAAGAA comes from the Silurus meridionalis isolate SWU-2019-XX chromosome 3, ASM1480568v1, whole genome shotgun sequence genome and includes:
- the cog3 gene encoding conserved oligomeric Golgi complex subunit 3, whose product is MTLSVDVSSKMASTEQSLPELAEKEMREKLALWDWSSQPTAPLTDRQTDSVLEIRSAAETLPIPAELPIEDLCVLSSRSLLSPFTAAVPASTEDVLTKGFQVLQVENERIETAQQFFSWFSKLQTHMDQEEGTKYRMTRECLSCYQQQCDSILVDVNEALGHLDSLQKQYLFVSTKTGTLHEACEQLLKEQSELVDLAESIQQKLSYFNELENINTKLNSPTLSVNSEVFIPTLSKLDDCIEYVSSHPNFKDYPVYLSKFRQCLSKALHLLKTHIINTLQNLTNHLTKRDPVSTANLDNAFTLYYVKFRAAAPKLRTLIEQIEQRSEKIPEYQQLLDDVHQCYLDQREALLTPSIKSTITELTGQNNKDHCALVRSGCAFMVHVCQDEHQLYNEFFSKPTVKLDELLEKLCMSLYDVLRPLIIHVVHLETLSELCSILKNEMLEDHVHNNVVQLCALDTVVQQMLEDVQERLVYRTHIYIQTDISGYNPAPGDLAYPEKLQMMEKIAQSLKEEQVKLDTSFTDVQLEESNSRRIGTTGGVSPADLHGMWYPTVRRTLLCLSKLYRCIDRTVFQGLSQEALSACILSLLKASEFIIKNKSQIDGQLFLIKHLLIMREQIAPFHADFSIKEISLDLKKTRDAAFKILNPKAMPNFFRLNSHNAILEFLLEGTPEIKEHYIDSKKDVDRHLKSSCEHFIQQQTRMFVGNLEEFLTKVSALKSMVVGGGPSYQLSQQPWAQPAKINDLVMSTYRVMKTKLPLTLQSMMLYLANKDTEFILFKPVRNNIQQMFMKLHALLQEEYSGEDLQIIACPSMEQVNLLLSVSK